In the Nitrospirales bacterium LBB_01 genome, one interval contains:
- the glgX gene encoding glycogen debranching protein GlgX, translating into MKPLEKTKGKQLSKKGGLEIFRGSPNPLGSTVRADGINFAIFSKHATDVILIIYASGEREPIAEIPLDSQYNKTGDIWHVFVKGLYTMTRYGFTIEREPNDNPNVHRFCCGNVLADPYAKALSGSSDWGKTYKRRGDDKSDTPYNIRRSIVIEDDFDWGYDTQLNIPIKDSVIYEMHVRGFTVHESSGTKCTGTYRGIIEKIPYLKELGVTALELLPIMEFEEIDSDRIDPTTGKRLFNYWGYQPISFFAPKSSYACDGRNGSQVLEFKSMVKALHEAGIEVILDVVFNHTAEGNELGPSFSFKGIDNSIYYIVDPVTGDYHNYSGCGNTLNCNHPVVRNMVLDSLRYWVTEMHVDGFRFDLASILGRGRDGSVLTDPPLLERIAADPILANTKLIAEAWDAAGLYQVGTFPNWGRWAEWNGKFRDDVRRFVRGEKGFAAAMMLRLIGSPDLYKVSGREPYHSINFITCHDGFTLNDLVSYDYKHNERNGEDNRDGANDNWSWNCGWEGETDNYSINMLRRRQMKNFAAILLLSHGVPMILAGDEFMHAQKGNNNAYCQDNEISWLNWDLLEENPDMFRFFRELIKFRKAHEILRPERFHSENISWHGVEVNKPDTSQHSRTIAMFIAGRDVSGDIYIILNSYHEFLRFNLPAPTCWKKWHRVVDTNLESPLDVMDVGQEFYINEQGYYVAAPRSVVVLLSK; encoded by the coding sequence ATGAAACCCCTTGAAAAAACTAAAGGTAAACAACTGTCTAAAAAAGGCGGACTTGAAATCTTTAGAGGAAGCCCTAATCCGCTTGGCTCAACAGTCAGAGCAGACGGTATAAATTTTGCTATTTTTTCAAAACATGCAACCGACGTCATACTCATTATCTATGCCTCTGGAGAAAGAGAGCCGATTGCGGAGATTCCCCTTGACTCTCAGTACAATAAGACTGGAGACATCTGGCACGTCTTTGTAAAAGGCCTTTACACAATGACCCGATACGGCTTTACAATAGAACGAGAACCTAACGACAATCCCAATGTGCACAGATTTTGCTGTGGAAACGTGCTGGCAGACCCCTACGCTAAGGCTCTTTCCGGCTCCTCCGACTGGGGTAAGACGTATAAACGCAGAGGGGATGATAAGTCCGATACGCCATACAACATTCGCCGTTCTATCGTCATTGAGGATGACTTTGACTGGGGCTATGACACACAGTTAAATATTCCCATCAAGGATTCCGTAATTTATGAAATGCACGTCAGAGGGTTTACAGTTCACGAGTCATCAGGCACAAAATGTACCGGCACATACCGTGGAATTATAGAGAAAATCCCATATCTTAAAGAGCTTGGAGTTACTGCGTTGGAACTGCTTCCTATAATGGAATTTGAAGAGATTGACTCAGACCGTATTGACCCAACAACAGGAAAGCGGCTTTTTAACTACTGGGGTTATCAGCCAATATCGTTTTTTGCGCCTAAATCCTCCTACGCATGTGACGGCAGAAATGGATCGCAGGTGCTGGAGTTTAAGTCTATGGTAAAGGCTCTGCATGAGGCAGGGATAGAGGTGATTCTGGATGTGGTGTTTAACCATACGGCTGAGGGTAATGAGCTTGGGCCCTCATTTTCATTTAAAGGCATTGACAACTCAATCTATTATATAGTGGATCCAGTGACAGGTGACTATCATAACTACTCCGGCTGTGGCAACACGTTAAACTGTAACCATCCTGTGGTAAGAAACATGGTTTTGGACTCGCTGCGGTATTGGGTAACGGAGATGCACGTCGATGGTTTCAGATTTGATTTAGCCTCCATATTAGGCCGCGGTCGGGACGGCTCAGTGCTTACTGACCCTCCCCTTCTTGAACGTATTGCGGCTGACCCTATACTCGCCAACACAAAACTAATTGCCGAGGCATGGGATGCTGCAGGGCTTTATCAGGTCGGCACTTTTCCAAACTGGGGACGGTGGGCCGAATGGAACGGCAAATTCAGAGACGATGTAAGGCGGTTTGTACGTGGAGAGAAGGGCTTTGCAGCGGCTATGATGCTCCGCCTGATTGGCTCTCCCGACCTATACAAAGTAAGCGGACGAGAGCCCTATCACAGCATTAACTTTATAACCTGCCATGACGGTTTTACGCTAAATGATCTTGTCTCTTATGACTATAAGCATAACGAAAGAAACGGCGAGGATAACCGCGATGGCGCTAACGACAACTGGAGCTGGAACTGCGGCTGGGAGGGTGAAACCGACAACTACTCTATAAACATGTTAAGACGCCGTCAGATGAAAAACTTTGCCGCCATACTGCTTCTTTCACACGGGGTTCCTATGATCTTAGCCGGCGATGAGTTTATGCACGCACAGAAGGGTAATAACAACGCCTACTGTCAGGATAACGAGATTAGCTGGCTGAATTGGGACTTGTTAGAGGAAAATCCCGATATGTTCAGGTTTTTCAGGGAGCTTATAAAATTCCGTAAAGCACACGAAATATTGAGACCGGAAAGGTTTCACTCGGAAAATATCAGTTGGCACGGAGTGGAGGTAAATAAACCCGACACTTCGCAGCATTCACGCACAATAGCGATGTTTATAGCCGGGCGTGACGTAAGCGGCGATATATACATAATATTAAACAGCTACCATGAGTTCCTAAGATTCAATCTGCCTGCTCCGACATGCTGGAAAAAATGGCACCGAGTTGTGGACACAAACCTTGAGTCGCCGCTTGATGTAATGGACGTGGGACAGGAGTTTTATATAAACGAACAAGGCTATTACGTAGCCGCCCCAAGATCCGTTGTGGTTTTGTTGAGTAAGTAG